A region from the Cannabis sativa cultivar Pink pepper isolate KNU-18-1 chromosome 9, ASM2916894v1, whole genome shotgun sequence genome encodes:
- the LOC133030979 gene encoding uncharacterized protein LOC133030979 gives MPEFVFHPQVVHSLLLREVLQPNPKEFWAKVAGRCIRFSAEEFYLISSLDCFGDCNKLLFLQETNQSVETCFRGVKTIDNKAIEDAFLGSRWGLDESIGLKMAVLYFIQCFLLSNTPDKEVSRFVLDVVDSGRWDEYCWGRESFELTIDSFKGRIEHGIIMKNRKAEKGGQYDGWYRALGCPWVFTVWFYECCPAMVNSFCKRVSSSIPRILNWSNTIVTKNPTLRDLKGKIFDLPLEKLKIKNMRPTDEERQQLQLDGLFIDESIDECGVAKQSFEGGSSSKKSDSADIDWMKSKLEMLISNQSSLAEDFISLRCFVDFNFKSVMTVIKDIQEKVNAIHRRPSDEGKSSDELVTQDSDDDADDDDDDDDDAEVDEKQLPDPENIDSDSDDGGELVKVGGDADDADKAVTAVPSPM, from the exons ATGCCCGAGTTTGTTTTTCATCCGCAAGTCGTACATAGTTTATTACTAAGGGAAGTTTTACAGCCTAATCCTAAGGAGTTTTGGGCTAAGGTTGCTGGCCGTTGCATACGGTTTAGTGCCGAAGAATTTTACCTAATTTCTAGTTTAGATTGTTTCGGTGATtgcaacaagttgttgtttttacaggaaacaaatcaatcggtagaaacatgtttccgtggtgtaaaaactattgacaacaaagccatcgaggatgcttttttgggtagtcggtggggtttggatgagtctattggtttgaaaatggctgttttgtatttcattcagtgttttcttcttagcaatACTCCTGACAAAGAAGTGTCTAGGTTTGTTCTAGATGTAGTTGATAGCGGTCGGTGGGAtgagtattgttggggtagggaATCATTTGAATTGACAATTGACTCATTCAAAGGTAGGATTGAGCATGGGatcattatgaaaaatagaaaggcagagaagggaggccaatatgatggctggtatagggcattgggatgtccttgggttttcactgtttggttttatgaatgCTGTCCTGCAATGGTGAACTCTTTCTGTAAGAGAGTTTCATCTTCTATTCCCAGGATTCTGAACTGGAGCAACACCAtcgtcaccaaaaatccaacccTTCGAGACTTGAAGGGCAAGATTTTTGATTTACCTTTGGAGAAG TTGAAGATAAAAAACATGCGTCCTACTGATGAAGAGAGGCAGCAGCTTCAACTTGACGGTCTATTTATCGATGAATCTATTGATGAATGTGGTGTAGCGAAGCAATCCTTCGAGGGTGGGTCATCTTCAAAGAAGTCTGATTCAGCAGATATTGATTGGATGAAATCTAAGCTGGAGATGCTCATTTCGAATCAATCATCATTGGCCGAGGACTTCATTTCAttgaggtgttttgttgattttaatttcaaatccgtaatgactgtaattaaggatatCCAAGAGAAAGTTAATGCCATTCATCGTCGTCCTTCTGACGag ggaaagtcatcggatgaattagtaactcaagattctgatgatgatgctgatgatgatgatgatgatgatgatgatgccgaGGTTGATGAGAAGCAATTGCCTGATCCagaaaatattgattccgactccgacgatggtggtgagttggttaaagttggTGGGGATGCTGATGATGCTGACAAGGCTGTTACCGCCGTTCCTTCGCCGATGTGA
- the LOC115723085 gene encoding uncharacterized protein LOC115723085 → MEYRPTIMVTNDDGIDAPGLRALVQVLVSTSRYIVQVCAPDSEKSAVSHSITWRHPLAVNKVEIEGTTAFAVSGTPADCSSIGLSKALFPSIPDLVISGINMGNNCGYHIVYSGTVGGAREAFFNGVPSISVSYDWVAGKSHNDDFTLSAKACLPIIDAILVEVKNHTFPKKSFLNIDLPTDVANHKGYKLTKQGKTIFRMGWTEVSSDMEGAKMLSTMTMESDSAGSAEVDTSAVSTDYRFFQRKVMGAESDKEDDTDHRILQEGYITVTPLNAISRAEMDCQAYFQEWLPRVAERFSSSAL, encoded by the exons ATGGAATACAGACCCACGATCATGGTCACCAACGACGACGGGATCGACGCGCCGGGCCTACGAGCTTTGGTTCAGGTTCTGGTCTCAACTTCTCGCTACATTGTTCAAGTCTGCGCCCCTGACTC TGAAAAGTCAGCTGTTAGTCACAGCATCACTTGGCGCCACCCACTTGCTGTTAATAAAGTAGAAATTGAAGGAACCACTGCCTTTGCAGTCTCTG GAACTCCTGCAGATTGTTCTTCAATTGGCCTCTCGAAAGCATTATTTCCTTCAATTCCTGATCTG GTGATCAGCGGCATTAACATGGGTAACAACTGCGGTTATCACAT TGTTTACTCTGGTACAGTCGGTGGAGCTCGGGAAGCTTTCTTTAATGGTGTACCTTCTATCTCTGTATCTTATGATTG GGTTGCAGGTAAAAGCCATAATGATGACTTCACACTCTCTGCTAAGGCTTGTTTACCAATCATCGATGCAATTTTGGTGGAGGTCAAGAACCATACATTtccaaaaaaatcatttttgaaTATAGATCTGCCTACAGATGTCGCTAATCATAAA GGATATAAGCTAACTAAGCAGGGTAAGACCATATTCAGAATGGGATGGACAGAAGTTTCTTCTGATATGGAAGGAGCCAAAATGTTGTCAACCATGACAATGGAATCAGATTCAGCTGGGTCTGCAGAAGTTGATACTTCAGCTGTGTCAACAGACTATCGATTCTTCCAAAGAAAA GTTATGGGTGCTGAATCAGATAAGGAGGATGATACAGATCACCGAATTTTGCAAGAAGGATAT ATTACTGTCACTCCCCTTAACGCCATCTCTCGTGCTGAGATGGATTGCCAGGCCTACTTTCAAGAGTGGCTACCAAGAGTTGCTGAGCGCTTCTCTTCATCAGCGCTGTGA